One genomic window of Candidatus Kuenenia stuttgartiensis includes the following:
- a CDS encoding PDZ domain-containing protein: protein MVIKILYRVILFCTLTVNMLPHHAFAKEAVPVSVRDVSFSPENFFELSETGFDKEKVHFNKGWIGIFMENEKDKGILVVETTKGSPAEKAGMKTGDIITKINNEPLVDNEGKNLIRFKNSIETMGAGAVPTLTVLRDGNVIECRPELIAKLLKNVKKPVSLPVLSPKTFLTQGAKKGQGQSFMDFVMENRAYRKMCSDTIQRIGEEVYVREGYQTNEASNPFRLSIIDYSLQNPMNTYETGKIIRDLFLEESIAGQVLSAAKLLDVEFSEREEINHEGDLQASIQRLINDIVPCVSLIKEVFDALTEDEFDFLYQSAQKIWVQEETIEPSDMARVLELSQKVDLSGLFEAVTLMLHRIEDIKKYDGDLTQTALQPFTLPAFLQGADNIKIPSGKEAGGDDDYAGDVLLVQDTSIGKIVIGGTGATYYYNDAAVIVDLGGNDYYSNNAGASGKEIPVSVCIDFSGNDTYNAAKSFVQGTGRFGIGILEDVKGDDKYLGRDFAQGAGLFGVGLLLDNEGDDFYSGNALNSGVGFFGLGQLIDANGNDVYFSRQFSQGVGFTKGIGILEDDNGNDFYFTGGKYPDFRDPEKSFQSMSQGMGMGIRPETTIVGASGGIGILIDKKGSDRYYGDYFSQGSGYYFSMGLLFDSEGSDTYYASRYAQGAGIHSAIGILGDNGGDDKYECSFGVSQGCGHDTGIGFLVDTMGNDIYTGEIVSQGAGMEKGIGVLADFQGDDVYRAKDSSQGFSFPSKTEEITGIGMLLDNQGESDVFCDVVRGDSLFYRANGGLLLNKK, encoded by the coding sequence ATGGTTATAAAAATTTTATACAGGGTAATCCTTTTTTGTACACTTACAGTAAATATGTTACCTCACCATGCCTTTGCAAAAGAGGCTGTGCCGGTATCAGTCAGGGATGTAAGCTTTTCTCCTGAAAATTTTTTTGAACTTTCGGAGACAGGCTTTGATAAGGAAAAGGTACATTTCAATAAGGGGTGGATTGGCATCTTTATGGAAAATGAAAAGGACAAAGGCATTTTGGTTGTAGAAACAACAAAAGGTTCTCCGGCAGAAAAGGCAGGCATGAAAACGGGAGATATTATAACAAAGATTAACAATGAACCTCTTGTCGATAATGAAGGGAAGAATTTAATCAGGTTCAAAAATAGTATAGAAACTATGGGCGCCGGAGCCGTTCCGACACTGACGGTCTTAAGGGATGGCAATGTAATTGAGTGCAGGCCGGAGCTTATCGCAAAACTTTTAAAAAATGTGAAAAAACCCGTTAGTCTCCCTGTTTTATCCCCGAAAACATTTTTAACCCAAGGTGCCAAAAAAGGACAAGGGCAATCGTTTATGGACTTTGTAATGGAAAACAGGGCATATAGAAAAATGTGCAGCGATACTATTCAAAGAATAGGGGAGGAAGTTTACGTAAGGGAAGGATATCAGACAAATGAAGCATCAAATCCGTTTCGTTTGTCCATAATAGATTATTCGCTGCAAAATCCAATGAATACGTATGAAACCGGTAAAATTATCCGGGATCTTTTTCTGGAAGAAAGCATTGCCGGCCAGGTGCTGTCTGCGGCAAAGTTATTAGATGTTGAATTTTCAGAAAGAGAAGAAATAAACCATGAGGGGGACTTGCAGGCAAGCATACAAAGGCTCATCAATGATATTGTCCCCTGTGTTTCGCTTATCAAGGAAGTGTTTGACGCTTTAACAGAGGATGAGTTTGATTTTTTGTATCAATCCGCTCAAAAAATATGGGTTCAGGAAGAAACTATTGAGCCATCCGATATGGCAAGAGTGCTTGAGTTGTCTCAAAAGGTTGATCTTTCAGGATTATTTGAAGCCGTAACACTGATGCTGCACAGGATTGAAGATATAAAAAAATATGACGGCGATCTGACGCAAACGGCTTTACAGCCGTTTACCCTGCCAGCATTCCTCCAGGGTGCAGATAACATTAAAATTCCTTCCGGTAAAGAAGCAGGGGGAGACGATGACTATGCCGGCGATGTTTTACTGGTGCAGGATACAAGCATAGGGAAGATCGTCATCGGTGGAACCGGCGCTACCTATTATTATAATGATGCAGCGGTCATCGTGGATCTTGGCGGAAATGATTATTATTCTAATAATGCAGGCGCATCGGGTAAAGAAATACCCGTTTCCGTTTGCATTGATTTTTCAGGTAATGACACGTATAATGCCGCAAAATCATTTGTTCAGGGAACCGGCAGATTTGGAATTGGTATTCTTGAGGATGTTAAAGGTGATGACAAGTATTTGGGACGGGATTTTGCGCAGGGAGCAGGTTTATTTGGAGTAGGGCTATTACTAGATAATGAAGGCGATGATTTCTATAGCGGAAATGCGTTGAATAGCGGGGTTGGTTTTTTTGGATTGGGACAATTGATAGACGCCAATGGTAACGACGTTTATTTCAGCCGCCAGTTTTCGCAGGGAGTCGGGTTTACAAAAGGAATAGGGATATTGGAAGATGATAATGGAAACGATTTTTATTTTACCGGCGGAAAATACCCTGATTTCAGGGATCCTGAAAAATCCTTTCAATCCATGTCGCAGGGAATGGGCATGGGCATCAGACCTGAAACTACCATAGTGGGGGCTTCCGGTGGCATAGGGATATTAATAGATAAAAAAGGCTCGGACAGGTATTATGGCGACTATTTCTCTCAGGGCAGCGGATATTATTTTTCAATGGGGTTATTGTTTGATTCCGAAGGGAGCGATACCTACTATGCAAGCCGCTATGCCCAGGGCGCCGGCATACATTCTGCAATTGGAATACTGGGGGATAACGGGGGTGACGACAAATACGAGTGTTCTTTTGGCGTTTCGCAGGGGTGTGGGCACGATACCGGCATAGGGTTTCTTGTTGATACCATGGGGAATGACATCTATACGGGCGAAATCGTCTCGCAGGGGGCGGGCATGGAGAAGGGTATCGGAGTGTTGGCGGATTTTCAGGGAGATGACGTTTACCGGGCAAAGGACAGCAGCCAGGGTTTTTCCTTTCCGTCAAAAACAGAAGAAATCACCGGCATAGGCATGCTGCTTGACAACCAGGGAGAGAGCGACGTCTTTTGTGATGTTGTACGGGGGGATTCCCTCTTTTACAGGGCAAATGGCGGCCTTCTCCTAAACAAAAAGTAA
- a CDS encoding BatD family protein has product MKKLTGFVWLFMLLAIIFGGMEKVYASEIGLTVTVDKNILTLDDKLKLTLTVYGAQDVSQPTFPEIEGFSVLYGPQITAQTRIINGEVSISKGYTYMLQPVAKGKYTIGSSTLTHNGRQYTSNPINIEVIESKPSTGTKTIDLDKLVFVELYTDKDAAYLYEQVTLYFRLYFQKGLPVADIDYTAPATRNFMEEKLGDQRQYEVVRDGILYSVLELRTAIFPIVSGELAITPAKVKCNLIVQEQRNRRGTPFDDFFNDSFFDDFFGSGQRKYPVERTTNPVLLKIKPLPEDGKPKEFKGAVGNFNMEASVKTSRVRIGDPITLSISVYGDGYIQTINEPELAFNNDEDFKVYPAEATTQITNREEVLRGRKVFSKVIEPQNTEVRNIPAIVFSYFDPRENQYKTITKEPIPITVDSWEQEIPIQLAHSLEKSPSSRRQVQLLTQDILPIMTNLSSLKNQGNPLYKNPFIVGGLFLPAIALATTFFVVRHKDRLQTDIGYARNRRARSVANKRLTLAQSALFGDSSPMFYAYLSRGITEYLADKFNIPAASASGGKVEELLRNNRVSDDVIAEVAQCLSDFDYRRFSSDAGTINERENSLKVAAQLITKLEKQL; this is encoded by the coding sequence ATGAAGAAACTTACAGGCTTTGTTTGGCTTTTTATGTTACTGGCAATTATTTTCGGAGGCATGGAAAAGGTATATGCCTCGGAGATTGGTTTAACCGTCACGGTAGATAAAAACATATTAACATTGGACGATAAGTTGAAACTCACATTGACCGTCTACGGCGCACAGGATGTATCTCAGCCAACATTCCCGGAAATAGAAGGCTTTAGCGTGTTGTATGGACCTCAAATTACCGCACAGACGCGAATAATCAACGGGGAGGTATCGATAAGCAAGGGATACACCTATATGTTGCAACCCGTTGCAAAGGGCAAATACACCATCGGCTCATCAACTCTGACGCACAACGGAAGGCAATATACCTCAAATCCGATAAATATTGAAGTGATAGAATCAAAACCTTCCACAGGCACAAAAACGATTGATCTTGATAAGTTGGTTTTTGTGGAATTGTATACGGATAAAGATGCGGCATATTTATATGAACAGGTAACCCTTTACTTCCGGCTCTATTTCCAGAAAGGATTGCCGGTTGCTGATATTGATTACACTGCGCCTGCTACAAGAAATTTTATGGAAGAAAAACTGGGTGACCAGCGCCAATATGAAGTAGTAAGGGATGGCATACTCTATAGTGTACTGGAACTGCGCACCGCGATATTTCCAATAGTGTCTGGAGAATTGGCAATAACGCCGGCAAAAGTAAAATGTAACTTAATTGTTCAGGAACAGAGGAATCGCAGGGGGACGCCGTTTGATGATTTTTTTAACGATTCATTTTTTGATGACTTTTTTGGCAGTGGACAAAGGAAATATCCCGTAGAAAGGACAACAAACCCTGTTCTCTTAAAAATAAAACCTTTGCCGGAAGACGGAAAACCAAAGGAATTTAAAGGCGCCGTGGGAAATTTTAATATGGAAGCTTCCGTTAAAACATCCCGGGTAAGGATAGGAGACCCGATAACATTGTCTATTTCTGTATATGGAGACGGGTATATTCAGACCATAAATGAACCTGAGCTGGCATTCAATAATGACGAAGATTTTAAGGTTTATCCCGCAGAAGCAACTACACAAATTACCAATAGAGAAGAAGTTCTTCGCGGCAGAAAAGTATTCAGCAAGGTAATTGAACCACAAAATACAGAGGTAAGAAACATCCCTGCAATCGTATTCAGCTATTTCGATCCTCGTGAAAATCAATATAAAACAATTACAAAAGAACCGATTCCTATCACGGTGGATTCATGGGAACAGGAAATACCCATTCAATTGGCACACTCTCTGGAAAAATCGCCGTCTTCCCGGCGGCAGGTACAGTTGCTAACACAGGATATCCTCCCCATCATGACCAATCTTTCTTCTTTGAAGAATCAGGGAAATCCTCTCTATAAAAACCCCTTCATCGTAGGAGGCCTTTTTCTTCCCGCTATTGCCCTGGCAACCACTTTTTTTGTTGTACGGCATAAAGACCGTCTTCAAACGGATATCGGTTATGCGAGAAACAGAAGGGCACGTTCCGTGGCAAACAAAAGACTCACCCTTGCGCAATCTGCGCTTTTTGGGGATTCATCCCCCATGTTTTATGCATACCTTTCCAGGGGAATTACCGAATACCTTGCGGATAAATTCAATATTCCCGCCGCAAGCGCGTCGGGTGGAAAAGTGGAGGAATTGCTGCGAAATAACAGAGTTTCGGATGACGTCATTGCTGAAGTAGCCCAATGCCTGTCTGATTTTGATTACCGCAGGTTTTCCAGCGACGCCGGCACGATAAATGAGAGGGAAAACTCTTTAAAGGTTGCAGCGCAGCTCATTACAAAATTGGAGAAACAACTATGA
- a CDS encoding tripartite tricarboxylate transporter TctB family protein — protein MIRTQFQIFIFVILFIFGGVAFADALLKDEVIKMFTAANEDHLQAMKLIAEKKLPEANKKLEEAALQYEIILSKGFRHGQIHYNLGNTYYRLGEVGKAILNYRKAERLMPGNAEIKANLRLAKNSIEDKEVIHETPAVIQRIFFWFFLLNQSGLAVFSVLIYVMTMLLLIALVILKYRWLKRLIVGFAVGLLIAVVSLGIKMYVERGIDHGVIIAKNCLVRYGPGEEYETKYEIHEGAECVIEQVKGQWYKVYVHVGIKQGDPLRADADKKEDKEIRRGWLHKDAVGII, from the coding sequence ATGATTCGAACACAATTCCAAATATTCATTTTTGTTATACTGTTTATTTTCGGAGGGGTGGCATTTGCAGATGCCCTTTTGAAGGATGAGGTGATAAAAATGTTTACCGCTGCAAACGAAGACCATTTGCAGGCCATGAAGCTCATAGCGGAAAAGAAACTTCCGGAAGCAAATAAAAAACTCGAAGAAGCCGCGCTACAGTATGAGATAATCCTTTCCAAAGGTTTTCGGCACGGCCAGATTCACTATAACCTCGGAAATACTTACTATCGTTTGGGAGAAGTGGGCAAAGCAATTTTAAACTATCGAAAAGCCGAGAGGTTGATGCCGGGAAACGCAGAGATTAAAGCAAACCTGAGACTGGCAAAAAACTCCATCGAAGACAAAGAGGTTATTCATGAGACGCCGGCAGTCATTCAACGGATATTTTTCTGGTTTTTCCTCTTGAATCAGAGTGGACTCGCGGTCTTTTCGGTATTAATTTATGTAATGACCATGTTGTTACTTATTGCGTTGGTGATTTTAAAATATAGATGGTTGAAACGTCTTATCGTAGGCTTCGCGGTTGGATTGCTGATCGCTGTTGTATCGCTGGGAATAAAAATGTACGTGGAACGGGGCATTGATCACGGAGTGATAATAGCAAAAAATTGTTTGGTGCGGTATGGTCCAGGGGAAGAATATGAAACGAAATATGAAATTCACGAAGGGGCGGAATGTGTCATTGAACAAGTAAAAGGGCAATGGTATAAGGTATATGTGCATGTAGGTATAAAACAGGGAGATCCCCTGCGGGCTGATGCTGATAAAAAAGAGGATAAGGAAATAAGAAGGGGCTGGCTGCACAAAGACGCCGTGGGCATCATTTAG
- a CDS encoding diguanylate cyclase, whose product MIKIAIAGAGKGGKALLDIFHNNGETQVVGITDKDKNAPALRLAKECGIFSTDTIDELYCQKPDIILNVTGNAEISEYIRKSSPNPVEVIEGTGARFLWELVSKQQEARKDMEALYQSGLLITRSKSLTGALDEALGSALRLTDTPAGSIAIIDGEEMIMASQKGLSRDFLKSLRWKPRGDGITRYILEQTKPVEFQDVEKEPMFNDTVILKEGIKSLLAAPLLLNGSVVGILYLDDFKPRVFTERHKNLIKLFSTMAAQTIEKYKLLHDLEASLMYFQGMLDDSGDIIITTDCEGNIVKFSKGGEKILGYKEHEIRGKKCSELYVNKGERTNILEALRGKSSLSNYETTLLKKDNTPVDISLTISELRDKTGNVIGTVGISKDITEEKRMKGELEKKNKELEELTNNLEEKVLERTNALEKMNRELVRANELKGRFIANASHELRTPLHSIIGFSEILLQKTFGDLTEKQQRYLNTIFGSAKHLLYLVNNILDLAKIDAGKAEISYQTFPVKSVIDEVLVVIRPLADRKMIVPETVVHHDVYFTADKIKFKQILYNLISNAIKFTADSGNVGIAIEKIISDKKTFPWVTESQEFLKVSVWDTGIGIKPEDRERIFEEFEQIDSSKSTEGTGLGLSLTKKLVEIHGGHITVEGIYGQGSVFNVYMPFIVREGYGAVKASMTSLTALPEEEQQGPLILVVEDDLPTAEILDIHLTQAGYRAAHAYDGEEALRKAKELRPFAITLDIMLPKKDGLAVLQELKADAETRNIPVIIHSIVENKELAFALGAADYLVKPVEKTTLLEKLSEMSFVTKKSHFPVNILVITSDETTMGTLHSTIENEGFLMQTATDVESGLSLALATKPNSIIIDLGIQEGGFKIIREFQENPALKDIPIFAIAAETLSPNERLEMVDQIEWVLWRESLSSKSFINHLKDIEIMHPKRAGLIDELTMIFNHRYFQIRLVQETLRAERYNLPLALILFDIDHFDNYVARKGEYYGNLVIKKTSGLVKKNTRGSDIFIRYGNSTFALLLTNTIMSSATNLAKRFVSTIHDYPFLYEEVQPMGKITISLGLVEFKAQSPEEFVYAAEFSLSAAAAKGRNRVEVYRKGDKT is encoded by the coding sequence ATGATAAAAATTGCCATAGCGGGTGCAGGAAAGGGCGGCAAAGCCCTTCTTGATATATTTCACAACAATGGCGAGACACAGGTAGTCGGCATAACCGATAAGGACAAGAATGCGCCCGCCCTGCGCCTCGCTAAAGAATGTGGAATTTTTAGTACAGATACCATTGATGAACTCTATTGTCAAAAACCAGACATTATTCTCAACGTTACCGGCAACGCTGAGATAAGTGAATATATCAGAAAATCTTCCCCCAATCCTGTAGAGGTTATAGAGGGTACAGGGGCAAGATTCCTCTGGGAATTAGTAAGTAAACAGCAAGAAGCCAGAAAGGACATGGAGGCACTGTATCAAAGCGGGCTACTCATTACACGATCTAAAAGTTTAACCGGCGCCCTTGACGAGGCGCTTGGTTCCGCCTTGAGGCTTACGGACACACCTGCCGGGAGCATTGCAATCATTGACGGCGAAGAAATGATTATGGCCTCTCAAAAAGGCTTAAGCCGCGATTTCCTGAAATCATTGCGATGGAAACCCAGAGGGGATGGCATTACCCGATATATACTGGAACAAACCAAGCCGGTCGAGTTTCAGGATGTTGAGAAGGAACCGATGTTTAATGATACGGTGATTTTAAAAGAAGGTATAAAATCTCTCCTTGCAGCGCCGCTCCTTCTAAACGGCAGTGTAGTCGGCATACTCTATTTAGACGATTTCAAGCCACGGGTATTTACCGAAAGACATAAAAACCTCATAAAACTCTTTTCTACAATGGCCGCCCAGACAATTGAAAAGTATAAATTACTCCACGACCTGGAAGCATCCTTAATGTATTTTCAGGGGATGCTGGATGATTCGGGCGACATAATTATCACCACTGACTGCGAAGGCAATATTGTGAAGTTTTCAAAGGGCGGCGAGAAAATTTTAGGCTACAAGGAACATGAGATCAGAGGCAAAAAATGCTCCGAACTCTACGTAAATAAAGGGGAACGGACGAATATCCTCGAAGCACTCAGGGGAAAGAGTTCTCTCTCCAATTATGAAACAACACTCCTCAAAAAAGATAACACCCCGGTTGATATAAGCCTCACTATTTCGGAGTTGCGGGATAAGACAGGTAACGTCATAGGCACCGTAGGGATAAGCAAAGACATTACCGAAGAAAAACGCATGAAAGGTGAACTGGAGAAGAAGAATAAGGAACTTGAGGAACTGACCAACAACCTGGAAGAAAAGGTGCTTGAGAGAACAAACGCGCTTGAAAAAATGAACAGGGAGCTTGTCAGGGCAAACGAACTGAAAGGACGTTTCATCGCAAACGCAAGCCACGAACTCAGGACACCTCTTCATTCCATAATAGGTTTCTCAGAAATACTGCTCCAAAAAACCTTTGGAGATTTAACCGAAAAACAACAAAGATACCTGAACACCATCTTTGGTTCTGCCAAACATCTCCTTTATCTGGTGAATAATATCCTGGATCTGGCAAAAATAGATGCTGGTAAGGCTGAAATTTCCTATCAGACATTTCCGGTGAAAAGCGTCATTGATGAAGTATTAGTGGTAATAAGGCCACTTGCGGACCGGAAGATGATAGTGCCTGAGACAGTGGTCCATCATGACGTCTATTTTACCGCAGACAAGATAAAGTTTAAGCAAATCCTCTACAACCTGATAAGCAATGCAATTAAGTTTACGGCGGATAGCGGCAATGTAGGCATTGCCATTGAAAAGATAATCAGCGATAAAAAAACCTTCCCATGGGTAACAGAATCGCAGGAGTTCCTTAAGGTCTCCGTGTGGGATACGGGAATAGGCATCAAACCGGAAGACAGAGAGCGGATCTTTGAGGAATTTGAGCAGATCGATTCCTCAAAATCCACGGAGGGCACGGGACTCGGCCTTTCGCTTACGAAAAAACTCGTGGAAATACACGGGGGACATATCACGGTTGAAGGCATTTATGGGCAGGGTTCGGTCTTTAATGTCTACATGCCCTTCATAGTCAGGGAAGGATACGGTGCTGTAAAGGCATCCATGACTTCCCTGACGGCCTTGCCAGAAGAAGAACAACAAGGGCCACTGATACTTGTGGTGGAAGATGATTTACCGACAGCCGAGATTCTGGACATCCATCTTACCCAGGCAGGTTACCGGGCAGCGCATGCCTATGACGGAGAAGAAGCATTACGTAAGGCAAAGGAACTCAGGCCATTTGCGATTACCCTTGATATTATGCTTCCAAAAAAAGACGGTTTGGCGGTACTTCAGGAGCTTAAGGCGGATGCGGAAACCAGAAATATTCCGGTAATAATCCATTCTATTGTGGAGAATAAAGAGCTGGCTTTTGCCTTGGGGGCAGCAGACTACCTGGTAAAACCAGTGGAAAAGACAACTCTTCTCGAGAAACTTTCGGAAATGTCTTTTGTCACAAAGAAAAGCCATTTTCCAGTAAACATTCTTGTTATTACCAGCGATGAAACCACCATGGGGACCCTTCATAGCACCATTGAAAATGAAGGGTTTCTGATGCAGACTGCCACTGATGTTGAAAGTGGACTTAGCCTTGCATTGGCGACAAAGCCGAATTCTATTATCATTGATTTGGGCATACAGGAGGGAGGATTTAAAATAATCAGAGAATTTCAGGAAAATCCCGCCTTGAAAGACATACCCATTTTTGCCATTGCCGCAGAAACACTTTCTCCAAACGAACGGTTGGAAATGGTAGATCAGATAGAATGGGTTTTATGGAGGGAATCATTAAGCTCAAAATCATTTATAAATCATTTGAAGGATATCGAGATCATGCACCCGAAAAGGGCGGGGCTTATTGATGAACTGACCATGATTTTCAATCACCGGTATTTTCAGATACGGCTGGTGCAGGAAACATTGAGGGCGGAACGATATAATCTGCCGCTGGCGCTTATACTTTTCGATATTGATCACTTTGACAACTATGTTGCCCGGAAGGGAGAGTACTATGGCAATCTCGTCATTAAAAAAACCTCCGGGCTTGTCAAGAAAAACACAAGGGGGTCTGATATTTTTATCCGGTACGGAAACAGCACTTTTGCCCTGCTGCTGACAAATACCATTATGTCGTCCGCAACCAACCTCGCAAAGAGATTTGTCTCAACAATCCACGATTATCCGTTCCTTTATGAAGAGGTTCAGCCTATGGGCAAGATCACCATAAGCCTGGGTCTTGTTGAATTTAAGGCGCAGTCTCCTGAAGAATTCGTCTATGCCGCCGAATTTTCACTCTCTGCTGCAGCAGCAAAGGGCAGAAACAGGGTAGAAGTGTATAGGAAAGGCGATAAAACATAA
- a CDS encoding HD domain-containing phosphohydrolase, which translates to MELLYPEKEKPPLILVVDDVEAHLELIEAVLTTERYRVEATTDVKKAIRFTETHSPELAILDVMMPGMNGYELCKRLKSTSRRKFFPIILVTSLNQVEDKITGLEAGADDFFSKPFNTLELITKIRSLIKLERLQDELECSEDIIFTLAITIEAKDYYTKGHSERVGNLSAEFAGFLGFPDKDIISIRKGGILHDIGKIGINEAILLKSARLSEDETTLVRDHPVIGSKICKPLYSLRQALPIIRSHHERWDGKGYPDGLTGNEIPVMARMVNIIDTFDAMTSIRPYRNGVFTREEVIATMKKEKMSGQWDPHLTGKFIEMMEKQYLNQWPLKRD; encoded by the coding sequence ATGGAACTTTTGTATCCGGAAAAAGAAAAACCACCATTAATCCTCGTTGTAGATGACGTTGAGGCACACCTTGAACTCATAGAAGCGGTATTGACCACAGAAAGATATAGGGTTGAAGCTACCACCGACGTAAAAAAAGCCATTCGGTTCACTGAAACTCATTCTCCTGAATTAGCCATTCTGGATGTAATGATGCCGGGGATGAATGGCTACGAATTGTGTAAAAGACTGAAGTCTACCTCCAGGAGAAAGTTCTTCCCTATAATCCTCGTGACAAGTCTCAATCAGGTAGAAGACAAAATAACAGGACTTGAGGCAGGGGCAGACGATTTTTTCAGCAAACCATTCAACACCCTCGAACTTATTACAAAGATTCGCTCCCTCATTAAACTTGAGAGACTCCAGGATGAACTGGAATGCTCAGAAGATATAATCTTTACCCTCGCAATTACCATCGAGGCTAAAGATTACTATACAAAAGGACATTCAGAAAGGGTTGGCAATTTGTCGGCGGAATTTGCCGGTTTTTTAGGATTTCCTGATAAAGATATCATTAGTATCAGAAAAGGCGGCATATTGCACGACATTGGAAAGATTGGAATAAATGAAGCAATACTTCTAAAAAGCGCCCGTCTTTCCGAAGATGAAACAACCCTGGTGAGAGACCACCCTGTGATCGGATCAAAAATCTGCAAACCATTATATTCCTTACGCCAGGCACTCCCTATTATAAGAAGCCACCACGAGAGATGGGACGGAAAAGGCTACCCTGACGGACTTACGGGCAATGAAATACCTGTTATGGCAAGAATGGTAAATATTATTGACACATTCGATGCGATGACGTCTATAAGACCTTACAGGAATGGTGTTTTTACGCGGGAAGAAGTCATAGCCACCATGAAGAAGGAAAAAATGTCAGGACAATGGGATCCCCATCTTACGGGAAAATTTATAGAAATGATGGAAAAGCAGTATCTGAATCAATGGCCGCTGAAAAGAGATTAA